A genomic window from Candidatus Scalindua japonica includes:
- a CDS encoding DNA adenine methylase has translation MNYPGGKGGVFQKLINLMPPHDVYIETHLGGGAVMRNKRPARSNIGIELDQDVVEMWTNVKPPGFELVHDDAINYLNDYPFTGNELIYCDPPYIRETRRKSGRLYKYEYSHKVHTVLLELLKSLPCMVMISGYESLLYRESRRDGIHIVIRRPVTMVWRQSGYG, from the coding sequence ATGAATTATCCAGGAGGCAAAGGAGGAGTATTCCAAAAGTTAATCAATCTTATGCCACCCCATGATGTCTACATAGAGACACATTTGGGCGGTGGCGCAGTTATGCGGAACAAACGTCCTGCCAGAAGTAATATTGGGATAGAATTAGACCAGGATGTTGTTGAAATGTGGACGAATGTTAAACCACCAGGTTTTGAATTGGTCCATGATGACGCAATTAATTATCTGAATGATTATCCTTTCACTGGCAACGAGCTGATATATTGTGACCCACCGTACATTCGTGAGACAAGAAGGAAGAGTGGTCGGCTCTATAAATATGAATATAGCCATAAAGTCCACACGGTACTTTTGGAATTATTGAAATCACTTCCTTGCATGGTGATGATATCCGGTTATGAGTCGCTTTTATACAGAGAGTCTCGAAGGGATGGCATACACATAGTTATCAGGCGGCCTGTCACCATGGTGTGGCGACAGAGTGGCTATGGATGA
- a CDS encoding tyrosine-type recombinase/integrase, whose product MKTLSQSDFNKNYQTHLKHLRLKGLRPKTIEAYSRAIRRIGDYFDNQIHDLSEQQLLDYFSNLLNTHSWSAVKLDLYGLKFFYTHVLHKRWEQVNLIKPPKTQRLPDIVTINEAHQLFQVTRKLSYRAFYEVLHSLGFRLGEGLRLEVSEVDSQRMRVHIRDSKGNKDRFVPLAKVTLNVIRRFGLVHRTPLFIFPGRHGGLKSAHLAKTPRIEMAFRPLCVR is encoded by the coding sequence ATGAAAACATTATCTCAATCCGATTTCAACAAAAATTACCAAACGCATCTAAAGCACCTACGCTTGAAAGGACTCCGGCCAAAAACAATCGAGGCTTATTCACGTGCCATCCGACGGATCGGTGATTATTTTGACAATCAGATACACGATCTATCTGAACAGCAACTACTTGACTATTTTTCCAATCTCCTCAATACCCATTCATGGAGCGCAGTCAAATTAGACCTCTACGGACTAAAGTTTTTCTACACTCATGTGCTTCATAAGCGTTGGGAGCAAGTAAATCTTATTAAACCACCCAAAACGCAACGTTTGCCCGATATTGTCACCATTAATGAAGCCCACCAACTTTTCCAGGTGACGAGAAAACTCAGTTACCGGGCCTTCTACGAGGTTCTTCACAGTCTTGGTTTCCGCCTGGGTGAAGGACTACGTCTTGAGGTTAGCGAGGTAGATTCTCAGCGAATGCGGGTGCATATCCGCGATAGCAAAGGCAATAAAGACCGTTTCGTACCCCTGGCAAAGGTAACCCTGAATGTCATACGCCGTTTTGGGCTTGTTCATCGCACTCCACTCTTTATATTTCCAGGCCGTCATGGGGGCTTGAAATCAGCCCACCTGGCAAAAACACCTCGAATAGAAATGGCGTTCAGGCCACTCTGCGTAAGGTAG